TGAGGTCGCGAAGGCGCTCGAGCAGGTCTTCGACGAAGCGACGGGGGTCTTGACCGGTCTGCACGACCCGGTCGGCCGCGGCGAACGCCCCGGCCGCATCGCCCGCGCCGATCGCGTCGACGACCTCGTCGAGCAGGGCGCCGTGGGTGTAGCCGAGCAGGGCGACGGCCCGCTCGTAGTCGATGGTCGGGCCGTCGGAGCCGGCGATGAGCTGGTCGAGGAGCGAGAGCGTGTCTCGCGGCGACCCGCCGCCGGCGCGCACGACGAGCGGCAGCACGCCCGGCGCGACCTCGACGCCCTCTTCGGTGCAGAGCTGCTGCACGTACTCGAGCATCGGCCCAGGCGGCACGAGGCGGAACGGGTAGTGGTGCGTGCGCGAGCGGATCGTGCCGAGCACCTTGTCGGGCTCGGTCGTCGCGAAGATGAACTTGATGTGCTCGGGCGGCTCCTCGACGAGCTTCAGCAGCGCGTTGAAGCCCTGCGGCGTGACCATGTGGGCCTCGTCGAGGATGAAGATCTTGAACCGGTCGCGCGCCGGGGCGAACACGGCGCGCTCGCGCAGGTCGCGCGCGTCGTCGACGCCGTTGTGGCTCGCCGCGTCGATCTCGACGACGTCGAGCGACCCGCCGCCGCCGCGAGCGAGCTCGACGCAACTGGGGCAGACGCCGCATGGGACATCCGTCGGGCCCTCTGCGCAGTTCAGGCAGCGGGCGAGGATGCGCGCCGACGTCGTCTTGCCGCAGCCGCGAGGGCCGCTGAACAGGTAGGCGTGATTGACACGATCGGTGCGGAGCGCCGTCATGAGCGGCTCCGTCACCTGGGACTGGCCGATCATCTCGGCGAACGTCTCTGGCCGGTAGCGGCGATACAGGGCGGTGACCACGCATCAATCGTAGTTGCCGCGTCCGACACCACGGCCGGATGCCGAGGGCGTACCATGCGGGAATCGGAAGGGGGCGTGATGACGTCGACGATGACACAGGCACAGCTCGATCGGTTCCGGGCGAAACTCCTGCAGGAGCGTGCCGATGCTGAGGGCCGATTCGTCGAGTTCGGCGACGTCATGAGCGAGGTGCGGGCCGCGAGGTCGGGCGCCTCGGCCGATGACGAGCACGACCCCGAGGGGCCGACGATGACCCAGGAGTGGTCGCAGCGCACCGCGGTGCTCGCCGATGCACGGGCCGAGCTCGCCGACATCGATCACGCCCTGGCGCGCATCGACGACGGCAGCTACGGCTTCTGCGGCGACTGCGGCAAGCGCATCACCGTGCCGCGCCTCGAGGCGCGACCCACGGCCGAGCTCTGCATCGACTGCGCGCGACTCGCGCGCTGACGGCGGCGACCCGTCGGCACGCCGGCACACGCTGCGCCCGGCCGTGCGCCGACGCGCGGGCCGGGGCGGCGCGCTGCGTCAGTCGCGACGGCGGTACGAGTTGATCATCGGGCAGTCGAACGGGTCGCGCGCGGCGAGCCCGACCCGATTGAGGTAGGCGATGACGATCGCGTACGACTCGACGAGCCCCGTCTCGGTGTAGCGAACGTCGTTCTCGCGGCAGTACTCGCGCACGATCTGCTGCGTGCGGGCGAGCGCGGGCCGCGCCATGCTCGGGAACAGGTGGTGCTCGATCTGGTAGTTCAGGCCGCCCATGAACGAGTCCATGAACTTCCCGCCGCGGATGTTGCGGCTCGTGAGCACCTGACGCTCGAGGAAGTCGACGCGCACGCCGCGCGGGATGAGGGGCATGCCCTTGTGGTTCGGGGCGAACGAGGCGCCCATGTAGACGCCGAACACGCCGAGCTGCACGAGCAGGAAGACGGTGGCGAGCAGCGGCGGGAACGCCCAGAAGACGAGCGCGACGGTGCCGATGAGTCGAACCGCGATGAGCGTGATCTCGAGGCCGCGCCGCTTGACCGCGCCCTTGCCGAGCACGTGGCGGATGCCGTGCACGTGGAGGTTGATGCCCTCGAGCAGCAGCAGCGGGAAGAACAGGTAGCCCTGCTTGCGCGTGATCATGCGCACGAGCCCGCGGCTCTCCGCCGCGTCCTCTTCGAGGAATGAGATCGTGTCCTTCACGATGTCGGGGTCGCGGCCGATCACGTTCGGGTTGCCGTGGTGGCGCGTGTGCTTGTTCATCCACCAGCTGTAGCTGATGCCGACGACGAAGTTCGCGAGGATGAGGCCTGCCCAGTCGTTGGCGGGCCCCGAGCGGAAGACCTGGCGGTGCGAGGCCTCGTGCGCCATGAAGGCGAACTGGGTGAAGATCACGCCGAGCGCGGCGGCGACGACGAGCTGCCACCACGAGTCGCCGATCGTGACGGATGCCGCGATGGCGGCGCCGAGCACGACGGTCCAGAAGACGGCCTTGCGCACGTAGAAGCCCACGAATCGGTCGAGCAGGCCCTCGGCCTTGATCTGACGCGAGAGCTGCGCGAACCCGCTCTGCGCCGGATCCACCCCTTCGCGACGGCGACCCGCCGTGAGGATGACGGGCGACATGGTGCCCAGTGCACCGTCGGGGCGTTCTACGACCTGCAGGCTCATGCGTGCTCATCTCGTCGTCCGAAGGTGCGAATGGTACTCAGACGAACGTTTCGGGGGTGTGCTTCATCGGCCGATGTCGACCGTGCAGCGAGCGTACGAACACGGCGGCCGGGATCACATCACCCGGGTGAGCCATTCGCACCCCGTACCCCCGTAGGGGTGCGGGCGGCGGCGAGCCCCGTGAACGAGCGCAGGTAGAGCGGGCTCGAGCCGAGCACGAGGTAGATGATCGCGCAGCCGAGGAGGGTCGGCGCGAGCCCGAACCGCTCCACCGAGAAGCCGCCGAGGAAGGCGCCGAGCGGCATCGAGGCGGCGACGCCGGCGGTCATCGCGCCGAAGACGCGGGCGCGCACGCCGTCGGGCACGAGCCCGTACATCGCGGTCGCCATCATGGGGTTGAGCGCCCCGGCGGCGAGGCCCGAGAACACGAGGATCGGCAGCAGCACCGGCACCGGAGCGCCGAGCGCCATCGCGAGGTACGGCGGCGTGCCGGCGAGCACGAAGCAGAGCGCGAAGACCACGCGGCCCGAGTAGCGATGGCCGGCGGCGGCGAAGAGCGCCGACCCGGTGAGGGCGCCGGCAGCGAAGCATCCGACCATGAACCCCAGCACCGCGGGGTTGCCGAGCACCTGCGTGGCGTAGACGGGTTTCAGCACGGTCATGCCCGCCGCGTCGATCGCGTTCGTGAGCGTCACGAGCAGCACGATCGAGCGCAGCAGCGGCGAGCCGGCGATGAAGCGGATGCCCGCCACGAAGCCGCCCTGCACGGGCGCGTCGGCCTCGGCGACGGATGCCGCGGCTCGCCGCGGCACGAAGCAGACGACGAGCAGCGCCGACACGGCGAAGCCCGCTGCGTCGACGACGAGCGCCGGCATCGGGCCGGCGAGCGCGACGAGGGCGCCCGCGACACCCGCTCCGATCATCATGGCGGTGCGCTGCACGGTCGACTGCGCGCCCGCCGCGCGGGCGAGCGGAACCCGGGCGAGCTCGGCGAGATCGGGCATGAGCACGGTCTTCGCGGTGTCGCCGGGTGCGTCGAGCAGTCCGCCGAGGAAGACGAGGGCGAGCAGCACCCCGAAGTGCAGCCCGACGGTCGCCGCGAGCGCCGGGATCGCGAGCACGGTGACGCCGCTCGCGACGTCGGCGACGATCGAGGAGGTGCGGTAGCCGAACCGGTCGACGAGCACTCCCCCGAGTGCGCCGCCGATGACGAGCGGCACGGTCGCGAACACGCCGGCGACGCCGGCCGCGAGCGGGGAGCCCGTCTCGGTGAGGGCGATGATCGGGATCGCGATGAGCGCGATCGCGTTGCCCGACAGCGAGAACAGCTGCGCGGCGAAGAGGGCGACGAGCGGGGTGCGGCGGTGCGGGGCATCCGTCGTCGAGGGCTCGGCCGTCGCGCCCGCGGTGTCGTTCGTCATCGTTCGGGCCTCGGGAAGGTGTGGGTCATCCAGCGCACGGCCCTCGTGCCGGGCCGCGGCGCGCGGCCGACGGCCCACCATTTCTCGCGCACCGCGTCGAGCTCGGCGTTCAGCTCGCGGAACTCGTCGATCGTGAGCCGGGCCCCGCCATCGCTCGAGTCGGAGG
The sequence above is a segment of the Agromyces hippuratus genome. Coding sequences within it:
- a CDS encoding fatty acid desaturase family protein yields the protein MSLQVVERPDGALGTMSPVILTAGRRREGVDPAQSGFAQLSRQIKAEGLLDRFVGFYVRKAVFWTVVLGAAIAASVTIGDSWWQLVVAAALGVIFTQFAFMAHEASHRQVFRSGPANDWAGLILANFVVGISYSWWMNKHTRHHGNPNVIGRDPDIVKDTISFLEEDAAESRGLVRMITRKQGYLFFPLLLLEGINLHVHGIRHVLGKGAVKRRGLEITLIAVRLIGTVALVFWAFPPLLATVFLLVQLGVFGVYMGASFAPNHKGMPLIPRGVRVDFLERQVLTSRNIRGGKFMDSFMGGLNYQIEHHLFPSMARPALARTQQIVREYCRENDVRYTETGLVESYAIVIAYLNRVGLAARDPFDCPMINSYRRRD
- a CDS encoding MFS transporter produces the protein MTNDTAGATAEPSTTDAPHRRTPLVALFAAQLFSLSGNAIALIAIPIIALTETGSPLAAGVAGVFATVPLVIGGALGGVLVDRFGYRTSSIVADVASGVTVLAIPALAATVGLHFGVLLALVFLGGLLDAPGDTAKTVLMPDLAELARVPLARAAGAQSTVQRTAMMIGAGVAGALVALAGPMPALVVDAAGFAVSALLVVCFVPRRAAASVAEADAPVQGGFVAGIRFIAGSPLLRSIVLLVTLTNAIDAAGMTVLKPVYATQVLGNPAVLGFMVGCFAAGALTGSALFAAAGHRYSGRVVFALCFVLAGTPPYLAMALGAPVPVLLPILVFSGLAAGALNPMMATAMYGLVPDGVRARVFGAMTAGVAASMPLGAFLGGFSVERFGLAPTLLGCAIIYLVLGSSPLYLRSFTGLAAARTPTGVRGANGSPG
- a CDS encoding TraR/DksA family transcriptional regulator — encoded protein: MTQAQLDRFRAKLLQERADAEGRFVEFGDVMSEVRAARSGASADDEHDPEGPTMTQEWSQRTAVLADARAELADIDHALARIDDGSYGFCGDCGKRITVPRLEARPTAELCIDCARLAR